A region from the Mesorhizobium sp. J8 genome encodes:
- a CDS encoding DUF6101 family protein, producing the protein MNTGLKPVWAGRNMRLDPFRLPQMVSYATRDDYGDVTFTIDQRGAVIRRVLEMSGVPAIIALPAKAFRGVAARAMEDPDGNVTVTLELLHNDPMLSVPLLVADDLEDVAADWRAWADAYRLPMLLIEADGIARTLEESLGAAIKALPPQERRKGRVSTMRRPRFLARRKAGNLGLRLVIDGQEIIARE; encoded by the coding sequence ATGAACACTGGACTGAAGCCAGTCTGGGCCGGGCGCAACATGCGTCTCGACCCGTTTCGCCTGCCGCAGATGGTGAGCTATGCCACCCGCGACGACTATGGCGACGTGACCTTCACCATCGACCAGCGCGGCGCCGTCATCCGCCGTGTGCTGGAGATGAGCGGTGTGCCGGCGATCATCGCGCTGCCCGCCAAGGCGTTCCGCGGCGTCGCCGCCCGCGCCATGGAAGATCCGGACGGCAACGTCACCGTGACGCTCGAGCTCCTGCACAATGATCCGATGCTGTCGGTGCCGCTGCTGGTCGCCGATGACCTCGAGGACGTCGCCGCGGACTGGCGCGCCTGGGCCGACGCCTATCGCCTGCCGATGCTTTTGATCGAGGCCGATGGCATCGCCCGCACCCTGGAAGAATCGCTCGGCGCCGCCATCAAGGCCCTGCCGCCGCAGGAGCGCCGCAAGGGCCGCGTCTCCACCATGCGCCGCCCTCGCTTCCTCGCCCGCCGCAAGGCCGGCAACCTGGGCCTGAGGCTCGTCATCGACGGCCAGGAGATTATTGCGCGGGAGTAG